The Mytilus edulis chromosome 12, xbMytEdul2.2, whole genome shotgun sequence genome contains a region encoding:
- the LOC139499560 gene encoding GTPase IMAP family member 9-like, whose translation MSAEKSDIISDTSSELKLPSIRLTGLPQSSESLISQLDNSFKNEIRIVLIGKAGAGKSTTGNILLGKEAFSAAVSPVSVTKECCRAESDIHSKKIVVIDTPGLFDTELSLEEIQKEIIRCVTMSVPGPHIFLILLQVGRLTAEEISTLDQLFDIFGKNMSRFCMIIFTRIEDLERAGSTIDRLIINGGPLLSGYIKKCSGRYFALKNPLSQKEQFQVSAILFEKINEVISKNKNKCFTNVFYTDAKDSLNMSIKKVYNSQNASNSIKTVQIENDCDKKIYEIKSQKTHLGNELEHESDIKRQLKSKREALLKSDGVDCRNLNEELRKLDLADRECDKRMSTLKREQAQSENQYEEIKTEKTHLLAMRAEEFKNELEAAAAMAISEQTKLMEPNFMKILKKQQEIQDLKTWFESGQHMSDKKMRNSFIDKEKALRKQKEEMEKQLEKKDKHLKKMMRNSMKLEDEFKRTKIKLCVLM comes from the coding sequence GCTTCAAAAACGAAATAAGAATAGTTTTGATTGGTAAGGCAGGTGCGGGAAAGAGTACTACCGGTAACATACTGCTTGGTAAGGAAGCTTTTTCTGCAGCAGTCAGTCCCGTGTCTGTAACAAAGGAGTGCTGCCGTGCTGAATCAGATATTCATTCAAAGAAAATAGTTGTAATTGATACTCCGGGATTGTTCGACACAGAGCTGTCGCTTGAAGAAATCCAGAAAGAAATTATACGATGTGTTACTATGTCAGTTCCTGGTCCTCACATTTTCCTTATTTTACTGCAAGTTGGAAGATTAACAGCGGAAGAAATTTCAACACTAGATCAACTCTTTGACATATTTGGAAAGAACATGAGCCGATTTTGTATGATAATATTTACAAGGATTGAAGATTTAGAAAGAGCAGGTAGTACGATCGACAGATTAATAATAAACGGGGGGCCACTCCTTTCTGGATATATTAAAAAGTGCAGTGGTAGATATTTTGCTCTAAAGAATCCTCTCTCTCAGAAAGAACAATTTCAAGTCTCTGCAATCTTATTTGAGAAAATAAACGAAGTTATTtcgaaaaataagaataaatgcTTTACAAACGTATTTTATACAGATGCAAAAGACAGCCTAAACATGTCGATAAAGAAAGTCTATAATTCTCAAAATGCTAGCAATAGTATCAAGACGGTTCAAATAGAGAATGATtgcgataaaaaaatatatgaaattaaaagtCAAAAAACGCATTTAGGTAATGAACTTGAGCACGAAAGTGATATAAAGAGACAATTGAAAAGTAAACGGGAAGCACTTCTGAAATCCGATGGTGTTGACTGCAGGAATCTTAACGAAGAGTTAAGAAAACTTGACCTAGCAGACAGGGAATGTGATAAGCGCATGTCAACTCTGAAAAGAGAACAGGCACAATCTGAAAACCAGTATGAAGAAATCAAAACTGAAAAGACACATTTGTTGGCAATGAGGGCCGAAGAATTCAAAAATGAACTTGAAGCAGCGGCTGCAATGGCTATTAGTGaacaaacaaaattaatggaaccaaattttatgaaaatactgAAAAAACAGCAAGAAATTCAAGATCTCAAAACCTGGTTTGAAAGTGGTCAACACATGTCAGATAAGAAGATGAGAAACTCATTCATAGATAAAGAAAAGGCTCTTCGTAAACAGAAAGAGGAAATGGAAAAACAGCTTGAAAAGAAAGataaacatctaaaaaaaatgaTGCGTAATTCAATGAAATTAGAAGACGAGTTTAAACGTACCAAAATTAAACTATGCGTTCTTATGTAA